TTTTAAAAACCAGTTGGGTAACCAAGAGCGAAACGTAACAATACTATATGCTCTCGTTAATTTTTCTTTAACGGGAGTTAAGAAAAGAGAAATAAATAATCTATTGCGATCGCTATCTGTACGATATTCTAATTGAGCAATACTCGGCAAAATAAAGCGACCGATAGAAATCACTTTGTTACATCCCGGCGCTAATAATTTGTAAATTAAACCAGAAATAGTTTCTTCATTTAGGTAAACTGCTTCTACCATGTTCTCAGAGCGAGTTATTTTAACAGTAATTTCTTTGCGTTGGTTATCTGTCCTAATTAACCCAGAGTGAACAAAGTGAGTATGAGTTGCATCCAGAAAATTTTCGGCTGCATTTTCCAAGGTTGTTTCACATTCCATTTGTCTGCTAAATGTGGAAAACCCTTTTTGCCTTAAATAAGGAAATTCATAAGGCTGAGATTTGGGTAATTCATCAGCTTGACAATAAACCCAAATAAAACCATCTTGCTCAATAACAGGATAAGCAACAGCATTTCTCCGCCGATCTTCATTGCGATCGCAAAGCCCCGGTACTTCCCGACAAACACCTTGCTCATCAAAGCACCAACCATGATATTTACAAATAAGATAGTTATTTTTCACCCAACCTTGTGAAAGAGGAACATTGCGATGCGGACATTTATCCAACAAAGCACAAGGCTTACCATCGATCCCTCGAAAAATAGCTAAAGGAATACCCAATACAGTTCTTCCTATTGGCTTTTGACCTAACTCACCAGAAGCACACGCTATATACCAATTTCTCAACAAAAAATCCTCCATCACCCTCCCCTCTTTTAATAATAGGGTCGCGCAAGATGCTCATCCCACAAGAAACAGAAATTCATGCATTTGTGGGGTGGGCGTCCCGCCCGCCCTTTTGACTGTTGCAACATATGAACTCACCCAATTTCTTCACCATCCCACTCAATATCCTGAGTAGACACCTGCTGAAGAGTTAACCCACTCCTACGACTCATTTGTATAAACTGAAAAAGCACTATCCACAGATGAAAAAAAGGCAAAGGATCGGATAACCGAAAAACAACATCTTGAGTCCTCATAAACATTTTTAACCAACTACCAAATCTTCCCGAACGAATAGCCGAAGCCAAACCATAGACAATCATAGCCATCGCGATCGCAGTCCTTTGACCAACTTTAGGCTGAATAATAATATTTGTCTTATTGAAAAAAGCTCTCTCCAATCCATCCGATGCTTCAAATAAATGAATAGCACTAATAGCCCTAGGATTGCATTCCAAAGGATATAGCACCCCATCATCTGATTCTATAAAATCAAAAGCAATTTGACCCGTGAATTCTTCAGCTTCAACAAAAGTTTTCACCCATTCCAAAAGTCCCGAATGCTCTATAGACTCAAAATAAATACAAGAACCTTTACCAGCAGTAAATATAGTAGGATAAACGGCGTGAGCCACTACCTTACCTTGATGAGCAATACTATAAGTACAATAATGCTTTCCCGAAAGAAATTCCTGAGCAACCCAAGCTTTCTGAGAATTTATTTCTAATAATGGTATTTCACTAAGAGGTTTCGATAATATATGAACATGATTGGCAAATCGAGAATAAACAGGCTTTAAGACTATCTTTTTTGGATTTGGTAAATCTAAAACATCCAGTAAGTCTTTATGAGAGTTGAGTAACCAAGTTTGTGGTGCTACCAAACCTAACTGTTGTACGCGATTGATAAACTGCCATTTGTTATGCAGTCTATTGAGTTTTTCCAGTGGTTCAGCAAAAACCTGACAATAGGGTGTCAGTTGAAAGAGTTTATTAGAAATATAAAAAATCTCTTCACAAGTGGGGATCAAAAACTCGATACTTTCTTGTTGGATTATTTCTAATAAAGCCTCAATATAACCCGTTGGATTAATCCTAGGAGGTGGAACCAAAAAATTTTTGATGACAGCACGTGAAGCAGTACAAAGATGATGTTTTATGCTATCAGCAACAAAAACTCTGTAACCTGCTGCTGATAAGAGTCTGGCTAAATCTAACGTCACAGGAGCGCGTCCCCCCGTTAACAAGATATTAGTATTCAAGGATTATACCTCCAATAGAAAATCCTGCTGATGTACCTAAAAGCATAATGCGATCGCCACGCTGAATTTTCCCTTGAACTATAGATTCATGCAGCGCCATCGGTACAGATGCAGCTATGGTATTACCATGATTGTGAGCAATGACCATAACTTTTTCTTCAGGAATATCCAGTTGTTTACGCATAAGACGTATTGCCATTAAACTCGCTTGATGGGGAATCACCATTTTTATATCCGCCATCTTTAACCCTGCATCCTGAAGCAAACGCTGGACAAAATCTGGCGTGATTTCAGAAGCAAGCCGATAAACAGCTTTACCATCCATTTTAAAAAGAAAATAATCTAGATTCCCGGCATAATCTTTGGGATGATGTTTGTTACCTCCACCTTTGCATTCTGTGAAATGTGCGCCTCGGCTGTAGGTTTCTATTCGAGCAGATAAAATCTTGCAATCCTCTTGTTCGTCAGACTTCGCAATTATCGCCGCCGCAGCACCATCTCCAAACAGGGTACAACTTTCTTTATCTTCCCAATTTAAACCTGTTGCGACTTCTGTGGCTATAATCAATACTCTTTGATATCTTCCTGCTTGAATAAGATAAGATATCGTGTCTAAGCCAACGATGAAACTAAGACAGGTAGAGTTAATATCAAAAGCAGGAATTCCAGAATCAAGCGCACCAAGCTGTTCTTGAATCAGTGCAGCTGTACAGGGAATCGCCTGTTCCGGGATACCACTCGTACAAATCAAACAATCAATATCTTTAAAGGATAAACCAGCTGCTTCTAAGGCATTTTTAGCAGCATAAGCTCCCATCACTGATGCTGTTTCATCTTCAACAAAATGGCGGACAAGCACACCCGATTTTTTCTCAATCCATCCCGGATCTAAACCAAGGCTGAATTCTAGTTCTTTGGCTGTCACTTGCTTTTTAGGCAGATATTTTCCTGTAGATAGGATTTTAATTTTTCTTATATTCATACTGGTAATTGTTCCATATCCGATTAGATCCCCGACTTCTTAGAGAAGTCGGGGATCTAGAAGTCGAAGACCAAGGCTATAATTTTTTAAAGCTGTGGAGGTTTTAATATAACCTAAGAAAAATTAGATGCAAAATCAGTCTTAAGAATTTGTTTGTATATTTTTGTTGCAGAAATAACTTGAAAATGACAAAATCTAAGCTCCAAAATCAGTTAGGGACTTATGGGCTATTGGGAGTTATAGCACTATTAACCCTATTTCCACTATTTTGGCTCATAAGTACGGCGTTAAAATCCCCAACGGAAAATATCTTTCAGTCTCCACCGCAGTTACTGCCAAGCCAACCAACACTCAATAACTTTGTGACTGTTTGGCAAACAAACCCTTTTGGACAGTACTTATTTAACAGTACCTTAGTCGCAGTGCTAACTGTAGGTCTAAATTTAGTTTTTTGCGCTTTAGCTGCTTACCCACTCGCAAGATTGTCGTTTCCTGGAAGAGACTGGATTTTTGTTGCGATCGTCTCTACTATTATGATTCCCTTCCAAATCGTCATGATTCCCCTCTATATCCTGACAGTCCAGTTGGGTTTAAGAAATTCTTATTTGGGAATTATTTTTCCTGGCTTAGCTTCTGCTTTTGGAATTTTTCTGTTGCGACAAGCGTTTATGAGCGTTCCTAAAGAAATGGAAGAAGCAGCACGCATGGACGGTT
This genomic interval from Scytonema hofmannii PCC 7110 contains the following:
- a CDS encoding aromatic ring-hydroxylating oxygenase subunit alpha, coding for MEDFLLRNWYIACASGELGQKPIGRTVLGIPLAIFRGIDGKPCALLDKCPHRNVPLSQGWVKNNYLICKYHGWCFDEQGVCREVPGLCDRNEDRRRNAVAYPVIEQDGFIWVYCQADELPKSQPYEFPYLRQKGFSTFSRQMECETTLENAAENFLDATHTHFVHSGLIRTDNQRKEITVKITRSENMVEAVYLNEETISGLIYKLLAPGCNKVISIGRFILPSIAQLEYRTDSDRNRLFISLFLTPVKEKLTRAYSIVTFRSWLPNWFLKVIAQPLFEQAARQDKAILQLQTWNINQFQGEDFVLTEIDVLKPHILYLLKQGENQNQSPFFEKTIKMKV
- a CDS encoding ATP-grasp domain-containing protein; this translates as MNTNILLTGGRAPVTLDLARLLSAAGYRVFVADSIKHHLCTASRAVIKNFLVPPPRINPTGYIEALLEIIQQESIEFLIPTCEEIFYISNKLFQLTPYCQVFAEPLEKLNRLHNKWQFINRVQQLGLVAPQTWLLNSHKDLLDVLDLPNPKKIVLKPVYSRFANHVHILSKPLSEIPLLEINSQKAWVAQEFLSGKHYCTYSIAHQGKVVAHAVYPTIFTAGKGSCIYFESIEHSGLLEWVKTFVEAEEFTGQIAFDFIESDDGVLYPLECNPRAISAIHLFEASDGLERAFFNKTNIIIQPKVGQRTAIAMAMIVYGLASAIRSGRFGSWLKMFMRTQDVVFRLSDPLPFFHLWIVLFQFIQMSRRSGLTLQQVSTQDIEWDGEEIG
- a CDS encoding beta-ketoacyl-ACP synthase III, which codes for MNIRKIKILSTGKYLPKKQVTAKELEFSLGLDPGWIEKKSGVLVRHFVEDETASVMGAYAAKNALEAAGLSFKDIDCLICTSGIPEQAIPCTAALIQEQLGALDSGIPAFDINSTCLSFIVGLDTISYLIQAGRYQRVLIIATEVATGLNWEDKESCTLFGDGAAAAIIAKSDEQEDCKILSARIETYSRGAHFTECKGGGNKHHPKDYAGNLDYFLFKMDGKAVYRLASEITPDFVQRLLQDAGLKMADIKMVIPHQASLMAIRLMRKQLDIPEEKVMVIAHNHGNTIAASVPMALHESIVQGKIQRGDRIMLLGTSAGFSIGGIILEY
- a CDS encoding carbohydrate ABC transporter permease gives rise to the protein MTKSKLQNQLGTYGLLGVIALLTLFPLFWLISTALKSPTENIFQSPPQLLPSQPTLNNFVTVWQTNPFGQYLFNSTLVAVLTVGLNLVFCALAAYPLARLSFPGRDWIFVAIVSTIMIPFQIVMIPLYILTVQLGLRNSYLGIIFPGLASAFGIFLLRQAFMSVPKEMEEAARMDGCSELGIWWHIMIPAIRPALVTLAIFVFIGSWSDFLWPLIVIQDESLYTLPLGVAKLAGTFSLDWRLVAAGSVISIAPVLVLFLFLQRYIVPTETGSGVKG